The DNA region GCGAGGGCGGACAGCACGGTCAGGTGTTCCTCGGCGAACATCCGCGCCCGCCCTGCACCCATGATCCCTTCCGGGGCGGGATCGACCGCCGGCGGGCGCTGGTCATGGTGTTCCTGCTCCGCCAGCCGGGTTCCACGAACATCGTGGGTAAGGCCGCTGCCGTGGGGAGGGAATCTCGGCTCCGTTGTCGAATCCCGTGCCGCGCGATCGACGTACGGGTATGAGACCGGCCGGCGGATCGAACGTGTCCGGAGGCCCGAATGCCACGTCGACGGCACCGCCGACTGGCCAGAGGAAGGGGAATACGGATGTCCAGGACACCACTGCGGCTGTACATGTCCATGTCGCTCGACGGATACATCACCGGGCCCGACGACCGGCCGGGCCAGGAACTCGGCCGCGGCGGAGGGCGGCTGTTCAACTGGCTCGACGACCGGATGTCCGAAGGGATCAACGGGCAGGTGTACGCCGAGGCCTGCTCGACCGGCGCCGTGATATCCGGACACCGCACGTTCGAGCTGGCCGGCCGCTGGAACGGCGACCACCATGACGGCGTGCCGATCCACGTGCTCACCCACACCATCGACCCTGCCGACGAGCCACCGGGTAGCGCGAAGTTCTACAGCGACGTCAACGCGTGTGCCAACGAGGCCCGCGAAGCGGCGGGAGGTCGTGGCGTCCTGGTTCACGGCGCCGGCGCGGCACGAGCTCTGCTGGCAGCAGGCCAGCTCGACGAACTCGAACTGCACCTCGTCCCCGTGCTGCTCGGCGACGGACGGCGGTTGTTCGAGCCGGCCGGGCTCGGCCACATCGAACTGGAGCCCGTCCGGCGGCTCGAAGGCCGCGACGTCACGCACCTGCGATACCGCGTAGTCCCGCCGATTCCCCCAGATCCTCGAACTCCCATTGGCGAGCGACCCGCGGCATAGCGACACAACCGGCCCCTCAACCTGCAGGTGATCGGACCACTCGCCTGGCGATCTCCGCGTCCAGCGGGCTCATATCCTCGCTCACCGGTTCCGATGGCGGCCACCAACGAAAGTCCAGCGCTTCACCGTTGACGGTCAACCGAGGCGCGACCTGGAGCTGAACCCGATATACGGCCAAGAGTTCCCGACGCTCCGGCTTCGTGAGATCGAACTCGGCCACGGCGGCGAACGACAGACCCACGCCGTGGATGCCGGTCTCCTCACCCAGTTCCCGCGCCGCGGCCTCGAGCGGGCTCTCACCCGTCTCCCGCATCCCTCCGGGAAGCTCCCACTGCCTCCGCCGGCTGTCGAACATCATCAGGACTGATTCCGCGTGGATGGCGACGACCAAAGACGCGGGCATGGCCACCTGCTTGGCCAGACTCCCCAACTCCTCTTCGGCGACAAAACGGAAGTCGACCAAGGCGTTGCCGACACGATCGCGGATCGGAAGTTCGACCATGACGCCATTCCACCGCATTACCGGCAGAAAGCACACCAGACGAACCGACTGCTCTGGTCGCGGCACGTGCCCGAGCACCAGCCCTGACGCCGAAGGGACTCTGGTCAGGCCCGGTTGCGCCAGACCTGGTTACGCGCCGCGAGGCTGCATGGCCACTGGATGAGCTGGACCCCGTTGCTGGTGGAGCTGCCAGGTATGTCCAGGCATTTACCGGACCGGACGTTCTCGATGTAGTGGTAGTGCCAGCCGTTCTCAGAACGGACGTGGCGGAACCGCCACGACTGGCTGCCGCCGGAGTCGGACTGGCAGTCCCAGAGGTGGAGTTTGGCCCCGGCGGCGGTGCTCTTGCCGGGTACGTCAAGGCACTTGGAGTTCCCGCTTCTGACCTGTAGCCGGAAGGTGTTCTCCCGGTTGAAGTCCTGGGAGAAGTACCAGAGCTGGTTGGTGTCCCCATGGCAGGGCCACTGGATGGCTGTCGCACCCTTGGGAGTGACCTTGGACCCGTTGCCGTGCGCGTCGAGGCACTGGCCGTTCAGCGCGCTGACAATGGGCGACTCGATCGCCGCCGAGGCCGGCTGGGCGGTCAGCAGGGCGGCGGCCAGCGCGGCCGAGCAGACGGTGGGCAATACGCGGAGGTTCGTCACGTCTTTTGGGGCTTTCCGGTGGATGATCGGGTCGGTTTCGGGCCTTATGGACCAGCGACACCTATTTTGATTTTCAAGTCGCTAAATAGCGATACTCCCGAACAGAATCAGTCATTCGGGTGTTCTTGGCAGCTGCGTGCGTCCAGTGCCGTCTCACGCTGGGCGTCACCATGATCAGCCTCGAACTCGAGCTGGTCGGCTGGGCCGAGATGATATGCCGTACGGCTCAGCGCAGGTCGATTTCGATTCGGTGTTTCGCGAGCATGTCCAGAAGGTATTCGCGGGTGATCGCCGGGCCCAGCCGACGCCGGTCGTAGCCGGCAGCAAGGTGCTCGCGGGCGACGGCCGACTCGTGCCACACCAGATGAAACGGGGCCTGCGCGCCGAAACCTCCACGGAGGCAGTCCTCCAGGGCGTCGAGGTTCCAGCCGAAGTACCCGCCTGGGCCGTTGATCGCCTCCCCGAGCGCGCAGTAGAACCCCTCGATGTCGGTCACGAACCGGCCGTCGAGATCGTAGGTGGTGCCGGGTGGCCCGTCAGGTGCGCCGGACAGGTGTCCGAGCGCCACCCCGGCCCACCGGTGCCGCATGTCTCGGTCGTAGCCGGCCCACAGGTTCCGCCTGGATGGCCGTCCAGTGCGCCAATGCTCCAGGATGCCAAGGACCCCCACCGGCAACCGCTCCCCCTCGCCCAGCTCGACCGTCACGTCCAGAAGTCCGGCGACGGACCGTGACGGACCGGCCGCATTGACCGTTCCGGAGACCCCAGCGCCGATCACCAGGCCGGTGGAACCATCGGTGGCGACCGCATGGACCTCGCCGCGGATCCGGCGGCGGCGCAGTCCGGCCCTGGACGACTGTCCCAGCGCGCCGAGCGCGACCAGCAGCGCCGGTTCCGGCCGGCAGTCGAGGAGCCTGATCTCCGGCACCGGTGCTGCCACCCCGTCGGCGGGAGTGTCGACGAACAGTCCCTCGATGTCCGCGCACAGCGCCAGCGGGACGTCGTCATGGGAATCATCGAAGCCGATGTCACCACGGAGCAGCCAGCGTGGGCCGACCGGATGCGCCCATGTCCACCGTCGGAGACCGGCATCGCGATTGACCACCACCCTGAGGACACTATCTGCGGCGAGTCGCGACGGGTCAGCGAGCCAGAAAGAGTGACCGTCGGTGGCTACGATCGGCGCTCTTGGGCGTGCCCTCTCCTGCCACGCAGTGCAGGGCGACGGTGTGAATGGTCGAGGGCCTGGCCAGGTCAGCAACGCTGCCGGGTAGCGCCGACGCATCCACCATCACACAGCGTCAGTAGACTCGGCGGGTATGTCGTCACCGATTTGGGGATCCATCCTGTGCTTTCCACTACCAGCAACCGCTTAGTTTGTCTCGGTGACTCCTTCACCGAGGGTGTCGGTGACGAGGACCCCTCGTCACCCAACGGCGTCCGCGGCTGGGCCGATCGCGTCGCGGGCACCCTCGCGGCCAACCACCAGGACTTCCGTTACGCCAACCTCGCGATCCGCGGCAAGCTCCTCGGACAGGTCCTCGCGGAGCAGCTCGACCCGGCGCTCGCGCTGAACCCGGATCTCGTGACGCTCTACGCCGGCGGCAACGACCTGATGCGGCCGAAGGTCGACATCGACGCTCTCCTCGAGGATTACGACGTCGCGGTCGGCAAGGTGGTCGCCACCGGGGCGCGGGTCGTCCTGTTCACCGGGGTCGACGGGGTCGAAGACGCGTTGTTCCGCAGAATCCGTGGCCGCGTCGCGATCTACAACGAGCACGTCCGCGGTATCGCCGCCCGGCATGGAGCACTGCTGGTGGACATGTGGGCGATGCGCCAGTTGCGGGACAGGCGTCTGTGGGCGCCGGACCGTCTGCACCTGAACTCGTTGGGGCACAACGAGATCGCCATCGCCGTCCTCGACGCGCTCGGTGAGCCGCACGAGCTGGCGCCCGCCGTGCTCGGGCCGCGGCCGTCGCTGAGCCCGCAGGCGCGGCGCACCGAAAACCTCCAGTGGGGCAAGGAGCACGCCGTCCCGTGGATCAAACGCAGGCTGCGTGGCGAGTCCTCGGGCGACGCGCTCCTGCCGAAGCGGCCGACGATGGCCCCCTACACCTGACGCGGCCGAAGCCCGTCGAAGAGGATGCAGATCGTCCGGGCCCGGAACTCGGGCCCGGCATGCTCGGCCGCTTTCGCGGTTCCGATGATCACCGCGATCAGTTCGTCGACGCCGAGATCCTTGCGGACGTCGCCGGTGTCCTGCGCCCGGCGGAGCAGCACGCCGAGCGCGTCCTTCAGGCGGACGCCGATGACCGACCCCGCCGACGGCACGCTGACTCCGGCCGCCGACAGGGCTTCGAAGTAGGCGTTCTTGGCGCCGGACATCTCGATCCAGCCGGTCAGGAAGCCGAAGAACGCGGCGCCCGGGTCGGGTGAGTCCGCGGCCACCGTGGCCTCCGCCTCGTCGACGAAGCGGTGCAGGCGTGCGAAGAGCACCGCTTCCAGCAGCGCTTCTTTCGTCGGAAAGTGCCGGAACACCGTGCCGACGCCGACGCCTGCTTCGCGGGCGACTTCCTCGGTCGGCGCACTGGTGCCTTTGGCCGCGAAGACGCGCTCCGCGGCCTCCAACACCCGTGTGCGGTTACGGCGGGCATCGGCTCGGAGCGGTTTCTCGTCCGTCACAGCGGGGATCCTAGACCCGTTGTCGAGAGGCTAGTCCGGCATCTCGTCCAATACGCGCGCCAAGGCCTTCGGGACGCCGGTGCGCCAGCCGCCGCCCATGATCCGGCGCGACATACGTTGGAATTCGTCGTCCGGGTCGAAGCCCTCGTGACTGAGGAACAGCCGTGTCCCGTGCCCCTCCGGCTCGAGCCGCCAGGTGACCGTCCACTCCGGACCCCAGCTGATGCTGAGCAGCCGCTCCGGCTCCACCGCCAGCACCTCGCAGGCGACCGGGCCGCCCGCGAAGCCGGCGGCGGGCACAGGATCCGCGAGCAGCTCGAACCTGTGTCCCACAACGGGTTTGATGTCGTTCGGCATGCGGAGCCAGCGCTCCAGCAGCTGCGGTTCGGTCAGCGCGCGCCACACCTTGCGCGGCGGATGCGCCAGGAACTGGTCGACGTGAACGGCCGTCGGATCCTCGTCGTTCAGAACTCCTCCTCGTCCAGCAGTTCACGCAGGTTGCCCAGTTTGCCGCGCCAGTACCGCTCGTACGGCGAAAGCCAGTCCGAGACCTCTCGCAGTGGTGCGGCGTCCAGAGAGTAGACGCGATTGCGGCCCTGCCTCTCTTCCCGGACGAGCCCGGCCTCGCGGAGCACCCGAAGGTGTTCCGAAAGGCTCGGCCGCCGCATGTCGAACCGTTCGGCGATCTCCCCCGCCGCCCGCGGACCGTCGAGGAGGATGCCCAGCACTTCACGGCGGGCCGGGTTGGCGAGCGCGGCGAAGACGTCGTCGTTGACCGGCACTAGCGCGGCCAGTTCCCGTAGCCCGAAGCTTCGAGCAGCCCCATCGCGTTGCCGTCCGGATCCTTCAGAGCCGTCACACGGCCCCAGGGCATCTCCTCCGCGTCGTCGACCTCGACGCCTTGAGCGCGGAGCTCCGCGATGTCGGCGTCGACGTCCGTGGTGGTCAGCTGGAAGTGGACACGCGAGTCGTGATCCAGCCCGCCGACGGCGCGATCGACGAGGACGATCCCGGTGTCCGCCCCTTGGGGCCGACCATGACGAACGGCCCGTGCGGGCCGCTGACGTCGACGAGCAGGTCGAAGCCGAGCTTGCCGAGGTAGAAGTCCCGCGCCTCGGTCAGGTCGGAGACCGGCACGGTGAGGAACTGGATGCGGTCGATGTTCATGCCGGGAACAATACGTAGGAGATTTCCTACATGTCAACCGTGCCCCGTACGACCTCGACCTAAATAGAGGTCCAGGGTTCGTGACCAGCGCCGCAACGGCTTGAGTTCGCCTATGGACGAACTTTTAGCGTCGTCGGCATGAGCACAGAAACCACCACGCAGTCCCCCATCCTCCTCGCCGTGATCATCGGCAGTGTCCGGCACGAACGCTTCGCCGACGCCATCACGGGATGGCTGCTGGCCGAACTCGCCACCATCGACGGTGTGGAGGTCGATCCGATCGACCTCGCCGACATCGATCTCCCGCTGCAGGGAACGCGGCCCGGTGGCACCGAGACGGTGATCAGCGACAGGCTGCGCGACGCCGACGCCTTTCTCGTCGTCACCCCTGAGTACAACCACAGCTTCCCCGCGGCGCTGAAGAACGCGATCGACTGGCACTTCACCGAATGGGCGTACAAGCCCGTCGCGTTCGTCGGCTACGGCGCCGGATCGGGCGGCATCCGGGCGATCGAGCAACTCCGGCTGATCTTCCCCGAGCTGAGGGCCACCACCATCCGAGACGCGGTACTGCTGAACGCTCCCTGGACCCGCCTCGGCCCGAACGGCTACGAAGGAACCGAAGGCGAGCGCGGCGCGCTGGCCGCGACGATGACGGAACTGGGCTGGTGGGCCCGCACCCTGCGTGCCGGACGCGTCGCGGTCGAGGTGAGTGCGGCATGAACCGCCTGACCGGTCGAGAGCTGCGCATCGCGGCGGTGATCGCACTCGGCGGGTTGATGGCCGTTCTCGACACCACGATCGTCGCCGTCGCGCTGCCGCGATTCATGACCACCTTCTCCGCGTCCCTCACCACCATTCAGTGGATCGCGACCGGCTACGCGCTCGGCATGGTCGCGGCGATGCCGCTGGCGGCGACCTTCGCCCAACGATGGGGAGCGCGCCGGGTGTACCTGGCCGCGCTGTTCGTGTTCGCGGTGGCGTCCGTGGCCGCCGGAGCCGCCGGTGATCTGGGCTGGCTGATCGCCGCACGGGTGGCGCAAGGCCTCGCCGGCGGGCTGATCAACCCCTTGGGGATGACCATCGGCTTCGGCGCGGTGGCCCCGGAACGCCGGAGCCGGATGACCGCGATCACCGGCCTCCCCCTGCTGGTCGGGCCGATCCTCGGTCCGATGCTCGGCGGGATCCTGCTGGACGGATTGTCTTGGCGGGCACTGTTCTTCATCACCGTCCCACCGGCCCTGCTCGCGGTCGCGGGTGTGCTCCGCTGGGTGCCCGCCGATGCCCCGTCCACCGAACGCACTCCGATCGACGTCGCGGGCGGCCTGCTGCTCGTGCCCGGTGTCGTCGCGGTGGCGTACGGATTCAGCGAAGAGGCGGCCAGCCTCGGGATCCGGGTGGCGATCGTCGCCATCGGGCTGGCGCTCATGGCGGTGTTCACGCGCCGCTCGTGGCGTCATCGCGCACCACTGCTGAACGTCCGGCTCCTGCGCGACCGGACGTTCGGGCGCAACACCGCGATCCTCGTCCTGTACGCCGGGCCGTACTTCGGCTCGATGCTGCTGATGCCCGCCTACATCCAGGTGATCCGCGGCGACTCGGCCCTGATCAGCGCGGCGATGATGGTGCCGGGCACGATCGGGATGGGGATCAGTATCCAGTTCGCCGCCCGCCTCCTGGAGCGCTTCGGCCCGCGGATCGTCGTCGGGACCGGGCTGACCCTCGCGGTCGCGTCGACCGCGTTGACCGTCCTCGTCCTCGCACCGGACACGTCGTACCCGGTGCTGGCGATCTTGGGAGTGCTCCAAGGTGCGGGCACCGGGGCGATCATGATGCCCACCATCGTCAGCGCGGGCCGTGATCTGCGGGGACCGGATCTCGCGTCCGGTTCCGCGATCCTCCCCCTGGCCAGCACCATCGCGAGCGCGGTCGGCACCGCTGTGGTGAGCGCGGTGTTCACCGGGCTGATCGCGGCCGCCACCGGAGGACAGGGGCTCGCCGCCTTGCGCCTTTCGCCGTCGCTCACCGGGGAGATCGTCGACGCGTATCGTCTGACTCTCGTCGGTGTGCTCGCGGTCATGGTGCTCGCCCTGGTGGTCAGGCTGCGAACCCGGCCCACCATCCCGACAGTGCAACCCACGACGGTACGGAGCGCGGCATGACGACAACGACACGATCCCCGCTCGACGCCCACCTGACCATCAGCGAAGTCGCGAGCAAGGCCGGGGTCTCGGCCAACGCCGTCCGGTACTACGAGCGCTACCGCGTCATCACCGCCGAACGCACCGCGGGCAACGCACGGCGCTTCACGGTCGACGCCATCTGCCGGATCCGGCTCGCGGTCGCCGCCCAGCGGGTCGGGCTGAGTCTCGCCGAAAGCGCGGAGATCCTGGCCGAGATCCCGCCGATGTCCCCGGATCTCGAGCAGTGGTCGCGCGCGGGACAGCGGCTCATCGACGCCGGGCAGGCCCGCATCGCCGAACTGGCCTCGGTGGTCGACGAGTACCGGACGCTCGCGTTCCTCAGGAGCTGAACGGTGCTTCCGCGGGGTTCGACCAGCGGAACACCGGGCGGTTCTCCAGACCGGGGTAGGCCACGGCCATACCCCGGTCCGGGGACATCGACCACAGCCGCGCGTCCGGCGACGCGGCATGGTTCGCCCAGTCCGGTGACCAGCCGGGGACGTAGCGCTCGTAGATGCGACGGATCCGCGCCAGGTCCTTGGCCTCCAGCCTCGCCGGGCCGCTCGCACGCACCTGACGGACGTCATCGGGCGGATCGAACGTCGCGACCATGACGGCGACTTCCCGGTTGTCGCGAGCCGCGGCCAGGAACGGCGACGGCAGGCCGTCCGGCACCGGCGTGTGGAACCAGAACCTGCCCTCCTCGGCGACGAACCACATCGTCGCCAGCGCCGGGTTGCCCCGGCCGGTGGTGGTGGCGACGCTGGCAGGCAAACGCGGCTCGTCGAGAAGAGCTCGTACCGCGAGAATCGGTCGGTCCATGTGGCCAGCCTGCAACTTCGACCGCGGTCGAGGTCCAGCGCCCGCGGAGCAAGTCCGTGAAGGCCTCCTTACCTACCTTGAGGGTAGTGAAGGAGGCCTTCACGGACTCCCGCGAGAAAACACAAAAGAGGGCCGCCCCGGACGGGACGGCCCTCTCTCACTTCAAGCGGCTCAGCGCTGCGGCGGCGGACCACCCTGCGGACCACCGAACGGACCCTGCTGCGGGAACGGGCCACTGCGCGGCCCCTGCGACGGCGGACCCTGGTACGGCCCGCCCTGCGGACCCGTAGGCGGCTGCGGCTGCGGCAGCTGGGAAGGCGGCGGGACCTGCTGCTGCGGAGGCTCCGGAGCGGCCTCCGGCTCGGGAGCCGGCGTGGCCTTCGGAACCTGACGCGGAGCAGGCGGCTCCTGCCGCGGCGTCGCGACACCCAACGCCGGAACTTCCTTACGCGCCACGGCTTCCGCGGCCGCGACGGCCTCGGCGACCTTCGGGTCGCTGGAGGTGTCGAACCAGCCCTGGACCTCTTCGTCCTCCAGGTCCGGCTTCTCGACGGGGTCTTCCTTCGGCGGCTCGTAGCGGAAGACGCCGTCGTCGCCCGGGGCGCCGAGCGCACGGGCGAAGCCCTCCAGGGCCTTGCCGTAGTCGCTCGGGATCATCCAGACCTTGTTCGCGTCGCCCTGCGCCATCTGCGGCAGCGTCTGCAGGTACTGGTACGCCAGCACCTCGGGCGTCGGGCGCCCGGCCTTGATCGCCGCGAAGACCTTCTCGATGGCCTTCGCCTGACCCTGCGCCTGCAGGTACCGGGCGGCACGTTCACCCTGCGCGCGCAGGATCCGGGACTGCCGCTCGGCCTCCGCGCTCAGGATCGCGGCCTGCTTGGCACCTTCGGCCGCGAGGATCTGGCTCTGCTTCTGACCTTCGGCGGTCTTGATCGCCGATTCCCGCTGACCTTCGGCGGTCAGGATCATCGCGCGCTTCTCCCGGTCGGCGCGCATCTGCTTCTCCATCGAGTCCTGGATGGAGGGCGGCGGGTCGATCGCCTTCAGCTCGACACGGGCGACGCGGATGCCCCAGCGGCCAGTGGCCTCGTCGAGCACCCCGCGCAGCTGGCTGTTGATCGAGTCACGCGAGGTCAGCGTCTGCTCAAGGCTCATGCCACCGACGACGTTACGCAGCGTCGTGGTGGTCAGCTGCTCGACACCGACGATGTAGTTCGAGATCTCGTAGACCGCGGCACGCGAATCGGTGACCTGGAAGTACACGACCGTGTCGATGGACACGGTCAGGTTGTCCTCGGTGATCACGGGCTGGGGCGGGAACGAGACGACCTGCTCTCGGAGGTCGATCCGCGCCCGGACCTTGTCCAGGAAGGGCACCAGAAACGTCAGGCCGGGAGAAGCCACCGTCCGGAACCGGCCCAGCCGTTCGATCACTGCGGACTGGGCCTGCGGCACCACCATGATCGCCTTGACCACGACGACGACCACGAACAACGCGAGCAGTCCGACGACGATGAACACCACTGTCTCTGACAACTACCTTCCCCTTACGTAGAAACCTGCTGCTGTGCGGCCGTCCGGCTCACAGCTCGGCCGAGACGACCGCCGTGGCACCCGAGATCTCGACGACCGTCACCGACGTCCCCGGGGCGATCGGTTCCCCTTCGGTCATGGTCCGTGCCGACCAGACGTCGCCCGCCAGTTTGACCTGGCCCGCATCGCCGTCCACTGTGGACACTACTACCGCTCGCGCGCCGATGAGCGCGTCGGTGTTGGTCTTGATGTCCGGCCCCGCGAGAAACCGGCGTTTGAGGGTCGGCCGGACGAGGACGAGCATCCCGACCGA from Amycolatopsis sp. EV170708-02-1 includes:
- a CDS encoding dihydrofolate reductase family protein, with amino-acid sequence MSRTPLRLYMSMSLDGYITGPDDRPGQELGRGGGRLFNWLDDRMSEGINGQVYAEACSTGAVISGHRTFELAGRWNGDHHDGVPIHVLTHTIDPADEPPGSAKFYSDVNACANEAREAAGGRGVLVHGAGAARALLAAGQLDELELHLVPVLLGDGRRLFEPAGLGHIELEPVRRLEGRDVTHLRYRVVPPIPPDPRTPIGERPAA
- a CDS encoding NUDIX hydrolase translates to MVELPIRDRVGNALVDFRFVAEEELGSLAKQVAMPASLVVAIHAESVLMMFDSRRRQWELPGGMRETGESPLEAAARELGEETGIHGVGLSFAAVAEFDLTKPERRELLAVYRVQLQVAPRLTVNGEALDFRWWPPSEPVSEDMSPLDAEIARRVVRSPAG
- a CDS encoding RICIN domain-containing protein, whose protein sequence is MPTVCSAALAAALLTAQPASAAIESPIVSALNGQCLDAHGNGSKVTPKGATAIQWPCHGDTNQLWYFSQDFNRENTFRLQVRSGNSKCLDVPGKSTAAGAKLHLWDCQSDSGGSQSWRFRHVRSENGWHYHYIENVRSGKCLDIPGSSTSNGVQLIQWPCSLAARNQVWRNRA
- a CDS encoding barstar family protein, encoding MVVNRDAGLRRWTWAHPVGPRWLLRGDIGFDDSHDDVPLALCADIEGLFVDTPADGVAAPVPEIRLLDCRPEPALLVALGALGQSSRAGLRRRRIRGEVHAVATDGSTGLVIGAGVSGTVNAAGPSRSVAGLLDVTVELGEGERLPVGVLGILEHWRTGRPSRRNLWAGYDRDMRHRWAGVALGHLSGAPDGPPGTTYDLDGRFVTDIEGFYCALGEAINGPGGYFGWNLDALEDCLRGGFGAQAPFHLVWHESAVAREHLAAGYDRRRLGPAITREYLLDMLAKHRIEIDLR
- a CDS encoding SGNH/GDSL hydrolase family protein, with the translated sequence MLSTTSNRLVCLGDSFTEGVGDEDPSSPNGVRGWADRVAGTLAANHQDFRYANLAIRGKLLGQVLAEQLDPALALNPDLVTLYAGGNDLMRPKVDIDALLEDYDVAVGKVVATGARVVLFTGVDGVEDALFRRIRGRVAIYNEHVRGIAARHGALLVDMWAMRQLRDRRLWAPDRLHLNSLGHNEIAIAVLDALGEPHELAPAVLGPRPSLSPQARRTENLQWGKEHAVPWIKRRLRGESSGDALLPKRPTMAPYT
- a CDS encoding TetR/AcrR family transcriptional regulator, with the translated sequence MTDEKPLRADARRNRTRVLEAAERVFAAKGTSAPTEEVAREAGVGVGTVFRHFPTKEALLEAVLFARLHRFVDEAEATVAADSPDPGAAFFGFLTGWIEMSGAKNAYFEALSAAGVSVPSAGSVIGVRLKDALGVLLRRAQDTGDVRKDLGVDELIAVIIGTAKAAEHAGPEFRARTICILFDGLRPRQV
- a CDS encoding SRPBCC domain-containing protein → MNDEDPTAVHVDQFLAHPPRKVWRALTEPQLLERWLRMPNDIKPVVGHRFELLADPVPAAGFAGGPVACEVLAVEPERLLSISWGPEWTVTWRLEPEGHGTRLFLSHEGFDPDDEFQRMSRRIMGGGWRTGVPKALARVLDEMPD
- a CDS encoding metalloregulator ArsR/SmtB family transcription factor, with translation MPVNDDVFAALANPARREVLGILLDGPRAAGEIAERFDMRRPSLSEHLRVLREAGLVREERQGRNRVYSLDAAPLREVSDWLSPYERYWRGKLGNLRELLDEEEF
- a CDS encoding NADPH-dependent FMN reductase; the protein is MSTETTTQSPILLAVIIGSVRHERFADAITGWLLAELATIDGVEVDPIDLADIDLPLQGTRPGGTETVISDRLRDADAFLVVTPEYNHSFPAALKNAIDWHFTEWAYKPVAFVGYGAGSGGIRAIEQLRLIFPELRATTIRDAVLLNAPWTRLGPNGYEGTEGERGALAATMTELGWWARTLRAGRVAVEVSAA
- a CDS encoding DHA2 family efflux MFS transporter permease subunit; protein product: MNRLTGRELRIAAVIALGGLMAVLDTTIVAVALPRFMTTFSASLTTIQWIATGYALGMVAAMPLAATFAQRWGARRVYLAALFVFAVASVAAGAAGDLGWLIAARVAQGLAGGLINPLGMTIGFGAVAPERRSRMTAITGLPLLVGPILGPMLGGILLDGLSWRALFFITVPPALLAVAGVLRWVPADAPSTERTPIDVAGGLLLVPGVVAVAYGFSEEAASLGIRVAIVAIGLALMAVFTRRSWRHRAPLLNVRLLRDRTFGRNTAILVLYAGPYFGSMLLMPAYIQVIRGDSALISAAMMVPGTIGMGISIQFAARLLERFGPRIVVGTGLTLAVASTALTVLVLAPDTSYPVLAILGVLQGAGTGAIMMPTIVSAGRDLRGPDLASGSAILPLASTIASAVGTAVVSAVFTGLIAAATGGQGLAALRLSPSLTGEIVDAYRLTLVGVLAVMVLALVVRLRTRPTIPTVQPTTVRSAA
- a CDS encoding MerR family transcriptional regulator; the protein is MTTTTRSPLDAHLTISEVASKAGVSANAVRYYERYRVITAERTAGNARRFTVDAICRIRLAVAAQRVGLSLAESAEILAEIPPMSPDLEQWSRAGQRLIDAGQARIAELASVVDEYRTLAFLRS
- a CDS encoding pyridoxamine 5'-phosphate oxidase family protein, which encodes MDRPILAVRALLDEPRLPASVATTTGRGNPALATMWFVAEEGRFWFHTPVPDGLPSPFLAAARDNREVAVMVATFDPPDDVRQVRASGPARLEAKDLARIRRIYERYVPGWSPDWANHAASPDARLWSMSPDRGMAVAYPGLENRPVFRWSNPAEAPFSS
- a CDS encoding SPFH domain-containing protein, whose protein sequence is MVFIVVGLLALFVVVVVVKAIMVVPQAQSAVIERLGRFRTVASPGLTFLVPFLDKVRARIDLREQVVSFPPQPVITEDNLTVSIDTVVYFQVTDSRAAVYEISNYIVGVEQLTTTTLRNVVGGMSLEQTLTSRDSINSQLRGVLDEATGRWGIRVARVELKAIDPPPSIQDSMEKQMRADREKRAMILTAEGQRESAIKTAEGQKQSQILAAEGAKQAAILSAEAERQSRILRAQGERAARYLQAQGQAKAIEKVFAAIKAGRPTPEVLAYQYLQTLPQMAQGDANKVWMIPSDYGKALEGFARALGAPGDDGVFRYEPPKEDPVEKPDLEDEEVQGWFDTSSDPKVAEAVAAAEAVARKEVPALGVATPRQEPPAPRQVPKATPAPEPEAAPEPPQQQVPPPSQLPQPQPPTGPQGGPYQGPPSQGPRSGPFPQQGPFGGPQGGPPPQR
- a CDS encoding NfeD family protein gives rise to the protein MTGALIWLIAGILLIIAELLSGDLFLLMVGVGALFGAGSAALTGNPFIDVAVFAVASVGMLVLVRPTLKRRFLAGPDIKTNTDALIGARAVVVSTVDGDAGQVKLAGDVWSARTMTEGEPIAPGTSVTVVEISGATAVVSAEL